A genomic segment from Leopardus geoffroyi isolate Oge1 chromosome A2, O.geoffroyi_Oge1_pat1.0, whole genome shotgun sequence encodes:
- the CCDC51 gene encoding mitochondrial potassium channel isoform X4, giving the protein MVARGLVREAREDLEVHQAKLKEVRDRLDRISREDIQYLELATLEHRLLQEEKRLRATYLRAEDSEREKFSLFSAAVRESHEKERTRAERTKNWSLIGSVLGALIGVAGSTYVNRVRLQELKALLLEAQKGPVSLQEAIREQASSYSLQQRDLHDLMVDLRGLVQAGSGLSSGTQAGTSPTRDRDTDVLSAALKEQLSHSRQVHSCLEGLRERLDGLEKTFSQTAEVVQLAKAAAHPGLLGPADRALPGSLLEQGSVILALSDMEQKLEAQVNRNTIYSTLVTCVTFMATLPVLYVLFRAS; this is encoded by the exons ATGGTGGCTCGAGGGCTTGTGCGAGAGGCTCGGGAGGACTTGGAAGTTCACCAGGCCAagctgaaggaggtgagggaccGCTTGGACCGCATCTCCAGAGAGGATATCCAGTACCTAGAACTGGCTACGCTGGAGCACCGGCTGCTGCAA GAGGAGAAGAGGCTTCGTGCAACCTATCTGCGTGCTGAAGACTCTGAGCGAGAGAagttctccctcttctctgcggCTGTGCGGGAAAGTCACGAGAAGGAGCGCACTCGAGCTGAGAGGACCAAGAACTGGTCCCTCATCGGGTCAGTTCTGGGGGCCTTGATTGGTGTGGCTGGCTCCACCTATGTGAACCGTGTGCGGCTACAGGAGCTGAAGGCCTTGCTCTTAGAGGCGCAGAAGGGGCCTGTGAGCCTCCAGGAGGCCATCCGAGAACAGGCATCCAGCTACTCCCTCCAGCAGAGGGACCTCCACGACCTCATGGTGGACCTAAGGGGCCTGGTACAAGCTGGCTCCGGGCTGAGCTCTGGGACCCAGGCAGGTACTTCCCCCACCcgagacagagacacagatgtCCTTTCAGCTGCCTTGAAAGAGCAGCTCAGCCATTCCAGGCAGGTCCATTCATGTTTAGAGGGTTTACGAGAGCGGCTTGATGGCTTGGAAAAGACTTTCAGCCAAACGGCTGAGGTGGTTCAGCTTGCGAAGGCTGCAGCACATCCAGGCCTGCTGGGGCCAGCAGACAGGGCCCTGCCTGGCTCCTTGCTGGAGCAGGGGAGCGTGATCTTGGCACTATCAGACATGGAGCAGAAGCTTGAAGCTCAGGTCAACAGGAACACCATCTACAGCACACTGGTCACCTGTGTGACATTTATGGCCACTCTGCCTGTGCTGTACGTGCTGTTCAGGGCCAGCTAG
- the CCDC51 gene encoding mitochondrial potassium channel isoform X3, whose protein sequence is MPALAELTFWEAEKVFMVARGLVREAREDLEVHQAKLKEVRDRLDRISREDIQYLELATLEHRLLQEEKRLRATYLRAEDSEREKFSLFSAAVRESHEKERTRAERTKNWSLIGSVLGALIGVAGSTYVNRVRLQELKALLLEAQKGPVSLQEAIREQASSYSLQQRDLHDLMVDLRGLVQAGSGLSSGTQAGTSPTRDRDTDVLSAALKEQLSHSRQVHSCLEGLRERLDGLEKTFSQTAEVVQLAKAAAHPGLLGPADRALPGSLLEQGSVILALSDMEQKLEAQVNRNTIYSTLVTCVTFMATLPVLYVLFRAS, encoded by the exons GCAGAGAAAGTGTTCATGGTGGCTCGAGGGCTTGTGCGAGAGGCTCGGGAGGACTTGGAAGTTCACCAGGCCAagctgaaggaggtgagggaccGCTTGGACCGCATCTCCAGAGAGGATATCCAGTACCTAGAACTGGCTACGCTGGAGCACCGGCTGCTGCAA GAGGAGAAGAGGCTTCGTGCAACCTATCTGCGTGCTGAAGACTCTGAGCGAGAGAagttctccctcttctctgcggCTGTGCGGGAAAGTCACGAGAAGGAGCGCACTCGAGCTGAGAGGACCAAGAACTGGTCCCTCATCGGGTCAGTTCTGGGGGCCTTGATTGGTGTGGCTGGCTCCACCTATGTGAACCGTGTGCGGCTACAGGAGCTGAAGGCCTTGCTCTTAGAGGCGCAGAAGGGGCCTGTGAGCCTCCAGGAGGCCATCCGAGAACAGGCATCCAGCTACTCCCTCCAGCAGAGGGACCTCCACGACCTCATGGTGGACCTAAGGGGCCTGGTACAAGCTGGCTCCGGGCTGAGCTCTGGGACCCAGGCAGGTACTTCCCCCACCcgagacagagacacagatgtCCTTTCAGCTGCCTTGAAAGAGCAGCTCAGCCATTCCAGGCAGGTCCATTCATGTTTAGAGGGTTTACGAGAGCGGCTTGATGGCTTGGAAAAGACTTTCAGCCAAACGGCTGAGGTGGTTCAGCTTGCGAAGGCTGCAGCACATCCAGGCCTGCTGGGGCCAGCAGACAGGGCCCTGCCTGGCTCCTTGCTGGAGCAGGGGAGCGTGATCTTGGCACTATCAGACATGGAGCAGAAGCTTGAAGCTCAGGTCAACAGGAACACCATCTACAGCACACTGGTCACCTGTGTGACATTTATGGCCACTCTGCCTGTGCTGTACGTGCTGTTCAGGGCCAGCTAG